One segment of Marvinbryantia formatexigens DSM 14469 DNA contains the following:
- the ychF gene encoding redox-regulated ATPase YchF: MKLGIVGLPNVGKSTLFNSLTKAGAESANYPFCTIDPNVGVVAVPDERLQKLAALYNSVKVTPAVIEFVDIAGLVKGASKGEGLGNQFLANIREVDAIVHVVRCFDDPNVIHVDGSVDPVRDIETINLELIFSDIEILERRIAKVSRGARNDKAQAKELELLNRLKEHLEQGRLAITFKTDDEDEQEWLSGYNLLTGKPVIFAANVAEDDLADDGASNKYVQEVREFAKEQGSEVFVICAQIEQEIAELEEDEKKMFLEDLGIAQSGLEKLIQASYHILGLISYLTSGEPETRAWTIKKGTKAPQAAGKIHSDFERGFIRAEVVNYQDLLDCGSIAAAKEKGLVGLEGKDYVVKDGDVILFRFNV, translated from the coding sequence ATGAAACTCGGAATCGTGGGGCTTCCGAATGTCGGAAAAAGTACCCTGTTTAATTCCCTTACAAAAGCGGGAGCAGAATCCGCCAACTATCCGTTCTGCACGATTGACCCGAACGTAGGCGTGGTGGCGGTGCCGGACGAGCGTCTGCAGAAGCTGGCAGCGCTGTACAACTCTGTAAAGGTGACGCCGGCGGTGATTGAATTTGTCGATATCGCCGGTCTGGTAAAGGGCGCGTCCAAAGGCGAAGGGCTTGGCAACCAGTTCCTTGCAAACATCCGCGAGGTGGACGCCATTGTGCATGTAGTGCGCTGCTTTGACGACCCTAACGTCATTCATGTGGACGGCAGCGTCGACCCGGTGCGCGACATCGAAACCATCAATCTGGAGCTGATTTTCTCGGACATCGAGATACTGGAGCGCAGGATCGCCAAGGTCTCCAGAGGCGCACGCAACGACAAGGCGCAGGCGAAGGAGCTGGAGCTGCTGAACCGTCTGAAGGAGCACCTGGAGCAGGGCAGATTGGCAATCACCTTTAAGACGGATGATGAGGACGAGCAGGAGTGGCTCTCCGGCTACAATCTGCTCACCGGAAAGCCGGTCATTTTTGCGGCAAACGTGGCGGAGGACGACCTGGCGGACGACGGCGCCTCCAACAAATACGTGCAGGAGGTGCGGGAGTTTGCAAAGGAGCAGGGCAGCGAGGTATTTGTTATCTGCGCGCAGATAGAGCAGGAAATCGCGGAGCTGGAGGAGGACGAAAAGAAAATGTTCCTGGAGGACCTGGGAATCGCCCAGTCCGGCCTGGAAAAGCTGATTCAGGCGAGCTACCATATCCTCGGTCTGATCAGCTATCTCACCTCCGGAGAGCCGGAAACGCGCGCCTGGACGATTAAAAAGGGTACCAAAGCGCCGCAGGCGGCAGGAAAGATACATTCGGATTTTGAGCGCGGCTTTATCCGCGCCGAGGTGGTCAACTACCAGGACCTTCTCGACTGCGGCAGCATCGCGGCGGCGAAGGAAAAGGGTCTGGTGGGACTGGAAGGAAAAGATTATGTGGTGAAGGACGGGGATGTGATTCTCTTCCGCTTCAATGTGTAA
- the lgt gene encoding prolipoprotein diacylglyceryl transferase, translating to MSERTILFPNLGITLQNVGKTINLFGFEIAYYGIIIALAMACGIALLLHVAKKTGQNDDQYFDVSLITVITALLGARIYYVVFSWEYYKDNLLEILNFRGGGLAIYGGVIAGALTVWIYTRVKKQNFGQFADTICVGLVLGQVIGRWGNFFNREAFGGYTDNLLAMALPKEAVRAGEITQEMLEHIQVIDGVEFIQVHPTFLYESLWNLALLIFLLWFTSRKHFHGEVFLLYLTGYGIGRAWIEGLRTDQLLLPVVGIPVSQMLSVLLAIASVLIIAVRRRKERNQKKDEPNRKSESTD from the coding sequence TTGAGTGAACGGACGATTCTTTTTCCGAATCTGGGAATTACCCTTCAGAATGTAGGAAAAACAATCAATCTATTCGGATTTGAAATCGCGTACTATGGAATCATCATTGCCCTTGCGATGGCGTGCGGAATCGCATTGCTGCTGCATGTGGCGAAAAAGACCGGGCAGAATGACGACCAGTATTTTGACGTCAGTCTGATTACGGTTATCACGGCGCTTCTGGGCGCAAGAATCTACTACGTAGTATTTTCCTGGGAATACTACAAAGACAATCTCCTGGAAATCCTGAATTTCCGGGGAGGCGGACTGGCAATTTACGGGGGCGTGATAGCAGGCGCGCTCACCGTGTGGATCTACACGCGGGTAAAGAAGCAGAACTTCGGTCAGTTCGCAGATACCATCTGCGTCGGACTTGTCCTGGGGCAGGTTATCGGCAGATGGGGCAATTTTTTCAACCGCGAGGCATTCGGAGGCTATACGGACAACCTGCTGGCGATGGCTCTCCCGAAGGAAGCGGTGCGCGCAGGTGAAATCACGCAGGAAATGCTGGAGCATATACAGGTAATCGACGGAGTGGAATTTATACAGGTGCATCCTACCTTTTTGTATGAATCCCTCTGGAATCTGGCTCTGCTTATCTTTCTGCTGTGGTTTACCAGCCGGAAACATTTTCACGGTGAAGTGTTTTTGCTTTACCTCACAGGTTACGGCATTGGCAGGGCATGGATCGAGGGGCTGCGGACGGACCAGCTTCTGCTGCCGGTGGTAGGTATCCCGGTTTCGCAGATGCTTTCCGTACTTCTGGCAATCGCCTCAGTGCTCATCATTGCCGTTCGGAGAAGAAAGGAAAGGAACCAGAAAAAAGATGAACCAAATCGAAAGTCTGAAAGTACAGATTGA
- a CDS encoding aspartyl-phosphate phosphatase Spo0E family protein codes for MNQIESLKVQIEKERRKLEEMLSTMSLTMEDVLTQSRELDRLMEEYIGLTN; via the coding sequence ATGAACCAAATCGAAAGTCTGAAAGTACAGATTGAAAAGGAACGCCGGAAACTGGAGGAAATGCTCAGTACCATGTCACTGACAATGGAGGATGTGCTGACGCAGAGCAGAGAGCTGGACAGATTGATGGAGGAATATATCGGTCTGACCAACTAA
- the mraZ gene encoding division/cell wall cluster transcriptional repressor MraZ: protein MFMGEYNHAIDTKGRLIIPSKFREELGEEFVVTKGLDGCLFVFPNDAWHEFEEKLRALPLTNKSARQFSRFFVAGATPCELDKQGRILLPGTLREFAGLEKDVVLTGMLNRIEIWSKEKWSENNSYDDMDEIAEQMTDIGLVI from the coding sequence ATGTTCATGGGTGAATACAATCATGCAATAGACACCAAAGGCAGGCTGATCATCCCCTCCAAATTCAGAGAAGAGCTTGGAGAAGAATTTGTGGTTACAAAGGGATTGGATGGCTGTCTGTTTGTATTTCCCAATGATGCATGGCACGAATTTGAGGAAAAGCTTCGTGCGCTTCCGCTTACTAATAAGAGCGCAAGACAATTTTCACGTTTCTTTGTGGCAGGCGCTACGCCGTGTGAGCTGGACAAGCAGGGGAGAATTCTTCTACCGGGAACGCTTAGAGAATTTGCTGGTCTGGAGAAGGACGTGGTACTGACCGGGATGCTCAACCGGATTGAGATATGGAGCAAGGAAAAATGGAGCGAGAATAATTCGTACGATGATATGGACGAAATCGCAGAACAGATGACAGATATCGGGCTTGTCATATAG
- the rsmH gene encoding 16S rRNA (cytosine(1402)-N(4))-methyltransferase RsmH → MEFKHTSVLLGETIDALNINPDGIYVDGTLGGGGHSYEICRRLSGRGRLVGIDQDAAAIAAASERLGEFKDKVTIIRSNYCEMRERLAGIGVTGADGIILDLGVSSYQLDTADRGFTYREDAPLDMRMDQRQTRTAKDIVNGYSEMELYRIIRDYGEDRFAKNIAKHIVQAREEKPLETTGELIHVIKAAIPMKVRAVGGHPAKKTFQAIRIELNNELGVLSDSLDDMIELLNNKGRICIITFHSLEDRIVKNAFRKNENPCICPKEFPVCVCGRKPKGRVLTRKPILPGEEEMKENSRSKSAKLRVFEREI, encoded by the coding sequence ATGGAATTTAAGCATACCTCTGTACTTCTGGGAGAGACCATAGATGCTCTGAATATTAATCCGGATGGAATCTATGTGGACGGTACCCTGGGCGGCGGCGGACATTCTTATGAGATATGCAGAAGACTGTCCGGCAGGGGACGGCTGGTCGGCATCGACCAGGATGCGGCTGCAATCGCAGCGGCATCGGAGCGCTTAGGGGAGTTTAAAGATAAAGTAACGATTATCCGCAGTAACTACTGCGAGATGAGAGAAAGACTGGCTGGCATAGGAGTGACAGGCGCAGATGGAATTATTTTGGACCTTGGTGTTTCCTCCTACCAACTGGACACGGCAGACCGCGGCTTTACCTACCGGGAGGACGCACCGCTCGATATGAGGATGGACCAGCGTCAGACGCGCACGGCGAAGGACATTGTGAACGGCTACAGCGAGATGGAGCTATACCGCATCATCCGCGATTATGGAGAGGACCGCTTCGCAAAGAACATCGCAAAGCACATCGTGCAGGCACGGGAGGAAAAACCACTGGAAACAACTGGGGAGTTAATTCATGTGATAAAAGCGGCGATACCGATGAAAGTCCGAGCGGTTGGAGGGCACCCGGCGAAAAAGACATTCCAGGCAATAAGGATTGAGTTAAATAATGAACTGGGAGTTCTGTCAGATTCACTGGATGATATGATAGAACTTTTGAATAATAAGGGACGCATTTGCATCATTACATTTCATTCGCTGGAAGACCGTATTGTTAAAAATGCCTTCCGCAAAAATGAAAATCCCTGTATCTGTCCGAAAGAATTTCCGGTATGTGTGTGCGGCAGAAAGCCGAAGGGGAGAGTCCTTACCAGAAAACCAATTCTTCCGGGCGAAGAGGAAATGAAAGAAAACAGCAGGTCAAAGAGCGCAAAGCTGCGTGTTTTTGAACGCGAAATTTAG
- a CDS encoding peptidoglycan D,D-transpeptidase FtsI family protein has protein sequence MAARKKREQKFTREMQIKLMAIFAFILLLLVILNFLIAYINAKSGDQYAKVVLSQQTYDSKTIPYRRGEILDRNGNVLAKSDKVYNVVLDCKVINSSEDYIEPTIRALTQVFGLEEADVRNRISSEETKDSQYQIVKYGITLEEKQAYEDYTDLSEDRSLTQAQREELENVQGIWFEEDYVRSYPMDSVACTVLGFSNSLNDGIFGLEAYYDDVLNGVDGREYGYLNSDRELQENIIDPQNGNNVVSTIDVNIQQVVEKYIAQLEEENKNGPQESTQGHASKNTAVIVADPNTGEILAMATDKSFDLNDPQDLSSWYTEKELAAMTDEEKSEALNEMWYNFCVSEAFEVGSTYKPIVVASALDSGSITTSFGVTCNGYLQPVAEEDAIGCTGIHGEESLGDVLKNSCNPGMMTIGMDMGVETFCEYQDIFGFGKRTGIDLPNENSGSLHGVNKMGIMELCTSSFGQGFTATMVQELAAFCAVVNGGYYYKPHVVKQILDEDNSVVSNIEPLLLSQPISTKTSYQLREYLELVVSEGTATDAQIAGYDIGGKTGTAEKLPRGNGKYVISYIAAAPIDDPQVVVYAVIDEPNIENQEDGSYTKNLVKNIMQEILPYMGIYPTGELTEEEEQSLGMQVDTQPQTEMEVQYVYDEWGNLMYDETTWEPLTELVPVEVTESGYEADNVYGNVTPPEQSDDGTVDENWADGASQEELIYDDAG, from the coding sequence ATGGCAGCAAGAAAAAAAAGAGAACAGAAATTTACCAGAGAAATGCAAATAAAGCTTATGGCGATATTTGCATTCATTTTATTACTGCTTGTTATTTTAAATTTTCTTATCGCTTATATCAATGCGAAGAGCGGTGACCAGTACGCAAAGGTCGTGTTGTCGCAGCAGACCTACGACAGCAAGACGATTCCTTACCGCAGAGGGGAAATTCTGGACAGGAACGGCAATGTTCTGGCGAAAAGCGATAAGGTATACAACGTGGTGCTGGACTGCAAGGTGATTAACAGCTCGGAGGACTATATAGAGCCGACCATCCGGGCGCTCACGCAGGTCTTCGGCCTGGAGGAGGCGGATGTGCGGAACCGTATTTCCAGTGAGGAGACGAAGGACAGCCAGTATCAGATAGTAAAATACGGGATTACGCTGGAGGAAAAGCAGGCGTATGAGGATTACACGGACCTCTCTGAGGACCGCAGCCTTACACAGGCGCAGCGGGAAGAGCTGGAGAATGTGCAGGGCATCTGGTTTGAGGAGGATTATGTGCGCTCATACCCGATGGACAGCGTCGCCTGCACGGTGCTGGGCTTTTCCAATTCCCTGAACGACGGTATTTTCGGACTGGAAGCCTATTATGACGACGTCCTGAACGGCGTCGACGGAAGAGAGTACGGCTATCTGAATTCGGACCGGGAGCTGCAGGAGAATATTATCGACCCGCAGAACGGAAATAATGTCGTATCGACCATCGATGTCAATATCCAGCAGGTGGTGGAGAAATACATCGCGCAGCTTGAGGAGGAAAATAAAAACGGACCGCAGGAGAGCACGCAGGGACACGCCAGCAAAAACACGGCGGTGATTGTGGCGGACCCCAACACCGGCGAGATTCTGGCGATGGCGACGGATAAGAGCTTTGATTTAAACGACCCGCAGGATCTGTCGAGCTGGTACACGGAAAAAGAGCTGGCGGCGATGACGGACGAGGAAAAGTCGGAGGCGCTGAATGAAATGTGGTATAATTTCTGCGTTTCAGAGGCGTTCGAGGTCGGGTCCACCTACAAGCCAATCGTGGTGGCGTCAGCGCTCGACAGCGGCAGCATCACGACCAGCTTCGGCGTCACCTGCAACGGTTATCTGCAGCCGGTGGCGGAGGAGGATGCCATTGGCTGTACCGGCATCCACGGGGAGGAATCGCTGGGAGACGTTCTGAAAAATTCCTGCAACCCCGGCATGATGACCATCGGTATGGATATGGGCGTGGAGACATTCTGCGAATATCAGGATATTTTCGGTTTCGGAAAACGGACCGGTATTGATTTGCCAAACGAAAATTCCGGTTCCCTTCACGGAGTAAACAAGATGGGAATCATGGAGCTCTGCACCAGCTCCTTCGGACAGGGCTTTACGGCGACGATGGTGCAGGAGCTGGCGGCGTTCTGTGCCGTGGTGAACGGCGGCTATTATTACAAGCCGCATGTCGTGAAGCAGATTCTCGACGAGGATAACAGCGTGGTTTCCAATATCGAGCCGCTGCTGCTTTCACAGCCAATTTCCACGAAAACCTCCTATCAGCTCCGCGAGTATCTGGAGCTGGTAGTTTCGGAGGGTACCGCGACAGACGCGCAGATTGCAGGCTATGATATCGGCGGAAAAACAGGAACGGCGGAAAAGCTGCCGCGTGGAAACGGAAAATATGTAATTTCCTATATCGCTGCGGCGCCGATCGACGACCCGCAGGTGGTGGTTTACGCGGTCATTGACGAGCCGAACATTGAAAACCAGGAGGACGGCAGCTACACGAAAAATCTTGTGAAAAATATTATGCAGGAAATCCTGCCGTATATGGGCATTTACCCGACCGGGGAGCTTACCGAAGAGGAGGAGCAGAGCCTTGGTATGCAGGTGGATACACAGCCGCAGACAGAAATGGAAGTGCAGTATGTGTACGACGAGTGGGGCAATCTGATGTATGATGAGACGACCTGGGAGCCGCTTACCGAGCTGGTACCGGTGGAGGTAACAGAAAGCGGATATGAGGCGGACAATGTGTACGGCAATGTCACGCCGCCGGAGCAGTCGGACGACGGCACGGTGGACGAAAACTGGGCGGACGGCGCCAGCCAGGAAGAGCTGATATACGATGATGCCGGATGA